The Cetobacterium ceti genome has a window encoding:
- a CDS encoding YMGG-like glycine zipper-containing protein encodes MKKFILLILLSSVLFGCSNLSQKEQKALIGAGVGAVAGQALGKDTSSTLIGAGLGALGGVAVDNYQTTGNVLGQ; translated from the coding sequence ATGAAAAAATTTATATTATTAATACTTTTATCTTCTGTTCTTTTTGGTTGCTCAAATTTAAGTCAAAAAGAACAAAAAGCTTTAATAGGAGCTGGGGTTGGAGCTGTTGCTGGTCAAGCTCTTGGAAAAGATACTAGTAGTACTTTAATAGGAGCTGGATTAGGTGCTTTAGGAGGAGTTGCCGTAGATAACTATCAAACAACAGGAAATGTTCTGGGACAATAA